The Miscanthus floridulus cultivar M001 chromosome 17, ASM1932011v1, whole genome shotgun sequence genome has a window encoding:
- the LOC136517416 gene encoding transcription factor DIVARICATA-like → MTELWMEVLPPPYFAGQPAGGGRFLPPDRRAGAGPVPVPGAWTVEENKMFERALARVDSEAPDRWERVAQMLPGRTVADVAAHYDDLESDVGFIEAGFVPFPRYGGGGASQSAGFTFDWDGSGGGDAGALGFKRSCYVVGGGKRERGPDHERKKGIPWTEEEHKLFLMGLKKYGRGDWRNISRNFVTSRTPTQVASHAQKYFIRLNSGGKDKRRSSIHDITTVNLPDDDTGGRGNNPSASPPSVLTSTFTPSSTAGGGGPVISEQFGVLVDSKPPPHHHHHFMPHSYGNVKLEPGVNSHHGAGFLDDSVLMQMQMHCGQLQPLG, encoded by the exons ATGACGGAGCTGTGGATGGAGGTGCTGCCGCCGCCCTACTTCGCGGGGCAGCCGGCCGGCGGCGGGCGGTTCCTGCCGCCGGACCGGCGGGCCGGGGCcgggcccgtgcccgtgcccgggGCGTGGACGGTGGAGGAGAACAAGATGTTCGAGCGCGCGCTGGCGCGGGTCGACTCGGAGGCGCCGGACCGGTGGGAGCGGGTGGCCCAGATGCTGCCTGGGAGGACCGTGGCCGACGTCGCCGCCCACTACGACGACCTGGAGAGCGATGTCGGCTTCATCGAGGCCGGCTTCGTGCCCTTCCCCcgctacggcggcggcggcgcgtcgcAATCCGCCGGGTTCACGTTCGACTgggacggcagcggcggcggcgacgccggCGCGCTGGGCTTTAAGCGCTCCTGCTACGTGGTTGGCGGCGGCAAGCGCGAGCGCGGGCCGGACCACGAGCGCAAGAAGGGCATCCCCTGGACGGAGGAGGAGCACAA GCTGTTCTTGATGGGTCTGAAGAAGTACGGGCGCGGGGACTGGAGGAACATCTCGCGCAACTTCGTGACGAGCCGGACGCCGACGCAGGTGGCCAGCCACGCGCAGAAGTACTTTATCCGCCTCAACTCCGGCGGCAAGGACAAGCGCCGCTCCAGCATCCACGACATCACCACCGTCAACCTCCCCGACGACGACACCGGCGGCCGCGGCAACAACCCCTCTGCCTCGCCGCCCTCCGTGCTCACCTCCACCTTCACACCCTCGTccaccgccggcggcggcggcccggtcATCTCCGAGCAGTTTGGCGTCCTCGTCGACAGCAAGCcgccgccgcaccaccaccaccacttcatGCCGCACTCCTACGGCAACGTGAAACTCGAGCCCGGCGTCAATTCCCATCACGGTGCAGGCTTCCTGGACGACTCTGTTCTGATGCAGATGCAGATGCACTGCGGCCAGCTGCAGCCTCTTGGCTGA